Below is a window of Allomuricauda ruestringensis DSM 13258 DNA.
GATCAATGTGTATTTGTTGATCGTAAAGCTTGGCTTCGGACAGGATATCGGAACCAGACCATTGCTCATATTCGGGATGATGTTTATTGTGGGCGGTATCCAATTATTTACCATCGGGATTGTAATGGAACTCTTGATCCGTACCTACTACGAATCGCAACAGAAAAGACCGTATCGCATCAAAAAAATTACCATAGGTGACGGAAAAGCTACGTAAAAAGGGCATAACTGCCCTAAAAATCATCATTAGTGCAGTATTGATCTACTTTATTTTCACCAAAATAGAGTTGAAGGATGTACTCCAAACCTTAAAAAAGAGCGACCCCTTATATTTATTTTTGGCATTGCTGTTTTTTGTGTTGTCCAAGACCTTATCAGCTTTTAGGCTGAACCTTTATTTTCATCAAATTGGGGCTAGAATTACACAGTTGAGCAATTTGAAGCTTTACCTTTTGGGGATGTTCTACAACCTTTTTTTGCCAGGAGGTATTGGCGGTGATGCGTACAAAGGCTACGTCATCCAAAAAAAATATCAAACTGGGACCAAGAAAGTGATATCCAGTTTACTGTTGGACCGTTTAAGTGGTATGTTGTTGCTTTTTGTTTATGCCTGTGTACTTGCTTTGTTATCCAATAATGATTTTTTAAACAACTTTTATGGGTTGATCATCCTTGCCATCCCCTTGAGCGTGATTGTTTTTTGGTTTGTAA
It encodes the following:
- a CDS encoding lysylphosphatidylglycerol synthase transmembrane domain-containing protein; translation: MTEKLRKKGITALKIIISAVLIYFIFTKIELKDVLQTLKKSDPLYLFLALLFFVLSKTLSAFRLNLYFHQIGARITQLSNLKLYLLGMFYNLFLPGGIGGDAYKGYVIQKKYQTGTKKVISSLLLDRLSGMLLLFVYACVLALLSNNDFLNNFYGLIILAIPLSVIVFWFVNKRFFTTTLPVFWKSVGFSALVQLAQLVSVVFILKAMSVSLDAIEYLFIFLISSIVSVIPLTIGGIGSREVTFLYGAEWLGLDASTSIGISFTFFLITALISFFGVIYHFKKPKLESVD